One stretch of Halichoerus grypus chromosome 10, mHalGry1.hap1.1, whole genome shotgun sequence DNA includes these proteins:
- the ZNF217 gene encoding zinc finger protein 217 isoform X1, which translates to MPTQSLLVYMDGPEVIGNPLGTQMELDDAVSIKGTTAVPFRATQEKNIIQIEGYMPLDCMFCNQTFTHSEDLNKHVLMQHRPILCEPAVLRVEAEYLSPLDKSQVRTEPPKDKNCKENEEFSCEVCGQTFRVAFDVEIHMKKHKDSFTYGCNVCGRRFKEPWFLKNHMRTHTGKSGAKSKLQQGSESPATINEVVQEHAAESISSPYKICMVCGFLFPNKESLIDHRKMHTKESASGASSTQTDSQQGGMPSPGEEFLQFLNLRPTSHPETGKKPTKWIPQLDPFTTYQAWQLATKGKVAVCREVKEQPGQEGSTDNDDSCSEKEELVEIWNASKSHSEGSGKSKTSKSSCAGLAQDKEKPRPSSGEVPSVEADPKLSSNKEKPTHCSECGKAFRTYHQLVLHSRVHKKDRRADAESPTMSVDGRQPRTCSPDLTATLDENGAVDREAGSEDGSEDGLAEGLQLDKNDDGGKIKHLTSSRECSYCGKFFRSNYYLNIHLRTHTGEKPYKCEFCDYAAAQKTSLRYHLERHHKDKQIDIAAEIKTDGKNQETEDALLAADGAQTKNLKRCFDGAKDVKGSPPAKPLKGMASTFQNVLGSTVQSPVHRDTQDFNKNATDAGTDKMGKAPAPAGLDVFPKRAPGDPQPPEPARRPEAGVPARADVSAAHGADGGPAEEQVGPAADGKHRAGGDCQEKPLNLSLGALHGCPAISLSKSLIPGITCPFCTFKTFYPEVLMMHQRLEHKYNPDIHKNCRSKSVLRSRRTGCPPALLGKDVPPLAHFPKPRARPAPAPPAKAAPADRERERAKPGPAAPARPPPPPGLDPSTLAPSNLKAPRAPHQHQQPPPPLGGAQGAARPPQAEPANPERGRRPEAKPRVPAAAPAAPAPPGAANGCAERPWAPRGRDPPSGRPAEPGEPLPKRPRPDAEPPAPAFRRAFELPKYHVVRGLQSLLPAECVCPPPAALPPKPRAAPAPLFACGPAADGKRPVSYQHLSSSMLQKRNYENFIGNAHYRPNDKKT; encoded by the exons ATGCCAACTCAATCCCTGTTGGTGTATATGGATGGACCAGAAGTTATTGGCAATCCCCTTGGCACCCAGATGGAGCTAGATGATGCCGTGTCAATAAAAGGGACCACCGCTGTTCCTTTCAGAGCAACTCAAGAGAAAAACATCATCCAAATAGAAGGATATATGCCCTTGGACTGCATGTTTTGCAATCAGACCTTCACACATTCAGAAGACCTTAATAAACACGTCCTAATGCAACATCGGCCTATCCTCTGTGAGCCAGCAGTTCTGCGCGTTGAAGCGGAGTATCTTAGTCCTCTTGATAAAAGTCAAGTGAGAACAGAGCCTCCAAAGGACAAGAATtgcaaggaaaatgaagaatttagCTGTGAAGTATGTGGGCAGACATTCAGAGTGGCTTTCGACGTCGAGATCCACATGAAGAAACATAAGGACTCTTTCACCTATGGGTGTAATGTGTGTGGAAGAAGATTcaaggagccctggtttcttAAAAATCACATGCGGACGCACACTGGCAAATCCGGGGCCAAGAGCAAACTGCAGCAAGGCTCGGAGAGCCCGGCAACAATCAACGAGGTGGTACAGGAGCACGCCGCTGAGAGCATCTCCTCTCCTTACAAAATCTGCATGGTTTGTGGCTTCCTCTTTCCTAATAAGGAAAGTCTCATCGATCACAGGAAGATGCACACCAAAGAATCTGCTTCCGGTGCCAGTAGTACACAAACAGACTCTCAGCAGGGGGGGATGCCATCTCCGGGGGAAGAGTTCCTGCAGTTTTTAAACTTGAGACCCACCTCTCACCCCGAAACCGGCAAGAAGCCCACAAAATGGATACCTCAGCTTGATCCATTCACCACCTACCAGGCTTGGCAGCTGGCTACCAAAGGAAAAGTCGCCGTGTGCCGAGAAGTGAAGGAACAGCCGGGCCAAGAAGGAAGTACCGACAATGATGACTCGTGTTCAGAAAAAGAGGAGCTTGTCGAAATCTGGAACGCGAGTAAGAGCCATTCCGAAGGTTCTGGAAAGTCCAAGACAAGTAAAAGCAGTTGCGCAGGCCTCGCACAAGATAAAGAGAAGCCCAGACCCTCCAGTGGTGAAGTGCCTTCCGTGGAAGCGGACCCAAAGTTGTCCAGCAACAAAGAGAAGCCGACGCATTGCTCGGAATGCGGCAAAGCCTTCCGCACCTACCACCAGCTGGTCCTGCACTCGCGAGTGCACAAGAAGGACCGGAGGGCCGATGCCGAGTCGCCGACCATGTCAGTTGATGGAAGGCAGCCTAGGACGTGTTCTCCAGACCTCACCGCCACCCTGGATGAGAACGGAGCCGTAGATCGCGAAGCTGGTTCTGAGGATGGATCTGAGGACGGACTTGCAGAAGGGCTCCAGCTGG ataaaaatgatgatggaggaaaaataaagcatctTACGTCCTCAAGAGAATGTAGTTATTGTGGGAAGTTTTTCCGTTCAAATTATTACCTCAATATTCATCTCAGAACGCATACAG GTGAAAAACCATACAAATGTGAATTCTGCGACTACGCCGCGGCCCAGAAGACATCTCTTCGTTATCATCTGGAGAGGCATCACAAGGACAAGCAGATCGATATTGCCGCCGAAATCAAGACCGATGGGAAAAACCAGGAGACTGAAGATGCACTACTAGCCGCCGACGGTGCGCAAaccaaaaatttgaaaagatgtttcGATGGTGCCAAAGATGTTAAAGGCAGCCCACCTGCAAAGCCACTTAAGGGGATGGCCTCTACCTTTCAGAATGTTCTGGGCAGCACTGTCCAATCACCAGTACACAGAGATACTCAGGATTtcaataaaaatgcaactgatgcCGGTACTGATAAAATGGGCAAAGCTCCTGCCCCCGCGGGTTTGGACGTGTTCCCGAAGAGAGCGCCAGGTGACCCGCAGCCCCCCGAGCCCGCGCGTAGGCCGGAGGCGGGGGTCCCTGCGCGCGCGGACGTCAGTGCGGCCCACGGTGCTGACGGCGGCCCCGCGGAGGAGCAGGTGGGCCCGGCGGCCGACGGCAAGCACAGGGCCGGCGGGGACTGTCAGGAGAAACCGCTGAACCTGTCCCTCGGGGCGCTTCACGGCTGCCCCGCCATTTCTCTGAGCAAGAGTTTAATCCCAGGGATCACCTGCCCGTTTTGTACCTTCAAGACCTTTTATCCGGAGGTTTTGATGATGCACCAGAGACTGGAGCATAAATACAACCCCGACATCCACAAAAACTGCAGAAGCAAGTCGGTGCTGCGCAGCCGGCGGACGGGCTGCCCGCCCGCGCTGCTGGGGAAGGACGTGCCCCCGCTGGCGCACTTCCCCAAGCCCCGCGCCAGGCCCGCGCCCGCGCCGCCCGCCAAGGCCGCGCCCGCCGACCGCGAGCGCGAGCGCGCGAAGCCGGGCCCCGCCGCGCCCGCcaggcccccgccgcccccggggCTCGACCCCAGCACTTTAGCGCCCAGCAACCTGAAGGCGCCGCGGGCGCCGCACCAGCaccagcagccgccgccgccgctcgggGGCGCGCAGGGGGCCGCCCGGCCGCCGCAGGCCGAGCCCGCCAACCCGGAGCGGGGCCGGAGGCCCGAGGCCAAGCCCCGGgtgcccgccgccgcccccgccgcccccgccccgcccggcgcCGCCAACGGCTGTGCGGAGCGCCCCTGGGCGCCGCGGGGCCGCGACCCCCCGAGCGGCCGCCCCGCCGAGCCCGGAGAGCCGCTGCCCAAGCGGCCGCGGCCCGACGCCGAGCCGCCGGCGCCCGCCTTCCGCCGGGCCTTCGAGCTGCCCAAGTACCACGTGGTGCGCGGCCTGCAGTCGCTGCTGCCCGCCGAGTGCGTgtgcccgccgcccgccgcgctGCCGCCCAAGCCCCGCGCCGCGCCCGCGCCGCTCTTCGCCTGCGGGCCCGCCGCCGACg gAAAAAGGCCTGTGTCGTACCAACACTTGTCCAGCAGCATGCTACAAAAGAGAAACTATGAGAATTTTATTGGAAATGCACATTATCGACCAAATGACAAAAAAACTTGA
- the ZNF217 gene encoding zinc finger protein 217 isoform X2 produces MPTQSLLVYMDGPEVIGNPLGTQMELDDAVSIKGTTAVPFRATQEKNIIQIEGYMPLDCMFCNQTFTHSEDLNKHVLMQHRPILCEPAVLRVEAEYLSPLDKSQVRTEPPKDKNCKENEEFSCEVCGQTFRVAFDVEIHMKKHKDSFTYGCNVCGRRFKEPWFLKNHMRTHTGKSGAKSKLQQGSESPATINEVVQEHAAESISSPYKICMVCGFLFPNKESLIDHRKMHTKESASGASSTQTDSQQGGMPSPGEEFLQFLNLRPTSHPETGKKPTKWIPQLDPFTTYQAWQLATKGKVAVCREVKEQPGQEGSTDNDDSCSEKEELVEIWNASKSHSEGSGKSKTSKSSCAGLAQDKEKPRPSSGEVPSVEADPKLSSNKEKPTHCSECGKAFRTYHQLVLHSRVHKKDRRADAESPTMSVDGRQPRTCSPDLTATLDENGAVDREAGSEDGSEDGLAEGLQLGEKPYKCEFCDYAAAQKTSLRYHLERHHKDKQIDIAAEIKTDGKNQETEDALLAADGAQTKNLKRCFDGAKDVKGSPPAKPLKGMASTFQNVLGSTVQSPVHRDTQDFNKNATDAGTDKMGKAPAPAGLDVFPKRAPGDPQPPEPARRPEAGVPARADVSAAHGADGGPAEEQVGPAADGKHRAGGDCQEKPLNLSLGALHGCPAISLSKSLIPGITCPFCTFKTFYPEVLMMHQRLEHKYNPDIHKNCRSKSVLRSRRTGCPPALLGKDVPPLAHFPKPRARPAPAPPAKAAPADRERERAKPGPAAPARPPPPPGLDPSTLAPSNLKAPRAPHQHQQPPPPLGGAQGAARPPQAEPANPERGRRPEAKPRVPAAAPAAPAPPGAANGCAERPWAPRGRDPPSGRPAEPGEPLPKRPRPDAEPPAPAFRRAFELPKYHVVRGLQSLLPAECVCPPPAALPPKPRAAPAPLFACGPAADGKRPVSYQHLSSSMLQKRNYENFIGNAHYRPNDKKT; encoded by the exons ATGCCAACTCAATCCCTGTTGGTGTATATGGATGGACCAGAAGTTATTGGCAATCCCCTTGGCACCCAGATGGAGCTAGATGATGCCGTGTCAATAAAAGGGACCACCGCTGTTCCTTTCAGAGCAACTCAAGAGAAAAACATCATCCAAATAGAAGGATATATGCCCTTGGACTGCATGTTTTGCAATCAGACCTTCACACATTCAGAAGACCTTAATAAACACGTCCTAATGCAACATCGGCCTATCCTCTGTGAGCCAGCAGTTCTGCGCGTTGAAGCGGAGTATCTTAGTCCTCTTGATAAAAGTCAAGTGAGAACAGAGCCTCCAAAGGACAAGAATtgcaaggaaaatgaagaatttagCTGTGAAGTATGTGGGCAGACATTCAGAGTGGCTTTCGACGTCGAGATCCACATGAAGAAACATAAGGACTCTTTCACCTATGGGTGTAATGTGTGTGGAAGAAGATTcaaggagccctggtttcttAAAAATCACATGCGGACGCACACTGGCAAATCCGGGGCCAAGAGCAAACTGCAGCAAGGCTCGGAGAGCCCGGCAACAATCAACGAGGTGGTACAGGAGCACGCCGCTGAGAGCATCTCCTCTCCTTACAAAATCTGCATGGTTTGTGGCTTCCTCTTTCCTAATAAGGAAAGTCTCATCGATCACAGGAAGATGCACACCAAAGAATCTGCTTCCGGTGCCAGTAGTACACAAACAGACTCTCAGCAGGGGGGGATGCCATCTCCGGGGGAAGAGTTCCTGCAGTTTTTAAACTTGAGACCCACCTCTCACCCCGAAACCGGCAAGAAGCCCACAAAATGGATACCTCAGCTTGATCCATTCACCACCTACCAGGCTTGGCAGCTGGCTACCAAAGGAAAAGTCGCCGTGTGCCGAGAAGTGAAGGAACAGCCGGGCCAAGAAGGAAGTACCGACAATGATGACTCGTGTTCAGAAAAAGAGGAGCTTGTCGAAATCTGGAACGCGAGTAAGAGCCATTCCGAAGGTTCTGGAAAGTCCAAGACAAGTAAAAGCAGTTGCGCAGGCCTCGCACAAGATAAAGAGAAGCCCAGACCCTCCAGTGGTGAAGTGCCTTCCGTGGAAGCGGACCCAAAGTTGTCCAGCAACAAAGAGAAGCCGACGCATTGCTCGGAATGCGGCAAAGCCTTCCGCACCTACCACCAGCTGGTCCTGCACTCGCGAGTGCACAAGAAGGACCGGAGGGCCGATGCCGAGTCGCCGACCATGTCAGTTGATGGAAGGCAGCCTAGGACGTGTTCTCCAGACCTCACCGCCACCCTGGATGAGAACGGAGCCGTAGATCGCGAAGCTGGTTCTGAGGATGGATCTGAGGACGGACTTGCAGAAGGGCTCCAGCTGG GTGAAAAACCATACAAATGTGAATTCTGCGACTACGCCGCGGCCCAGAAGACATCTCTTCGTTATCATCTGGAGAGGCATCACAAGGACAAGCAGATCGATATTGCCGCCGAAATCAAGACCGATGGGAAAAACCAGGAGACTGAAGATGCACTACTAGCCGCCGACGGTGCGCAAaccaaaaatttgaaaagatgtttcGATGGTGCCAAAGATGTTAAAGGCAGCCCACCTGCAAAGCCACTTAAGGGGATGGCCTCTACCTTTCAGAATGTTCTGGGCAGCACTGTCCAATCACCAGTACACAGAGATACTCAGGATTtcaataaaaatgcaactgatgcCGGTACTGATAAAATGGGCAAAGCTCCTGCCCCCGCGGGTTTGGACGTGTTCCCGAAGAGAGCGCCAGGTGACCCGCAGCCCCCCGAGCCCGCGCGTAGGCCGGAGGCGGGGGTCCCTGCGCGCGCGGACGTCAGTGCGGCCCACGGTGCTGACGGCGGCCCCGCGGAGGAGCAGGTGGGCCCGGCGGCCGACGGCAAGCACAGGGCCGGCGGGGACTGTCAGGAGAAACCGCTGAACCTGTCCCTCGGGGCGCTTCACGGCTGCCCCGCCATTTCTCTGAGCAAGAGTTTAATCCCAGGGATCACCTGCCCGTTTTGTACCTTCAAGACCTTTTATCCGGAGGTTTTGATGATGCACCAGAGACTGGAGCATAAATACAACCCCGACATCCACAAAAACTGCAGAAGCAAGTCGGTGCTGCGCAGCCGGCGGACGGGCTGCCCGCCCGCGCTGCTGGGGAAGGACGTGCCCCCGCTGGCGCACTTCCCCAAGCCCCGCGCCAGGCCCGCGCCCGCGCCGCCCGCCAAGGCCGCGCCCGCCGACCGCGAGCGCGAGCGCGCGAAGCCGGGCCCCGCCGCGCCCGCcaggcccccgccgcccccggggCTCGACCCCAGCACTTTAGCGCCCAGCAACCTGAAGGCGCCGCGGGCGCCGCACCAGCaccagcagccgccgccgccgctcgggGGCGCGCAGGGGGCCGCCCGGCCGCCGCAGGCCGAGCCCGCCAACCCGGAGCGGGGCCGGAGGCCCGAGGCCAAGCCCCGGgtgcccgccgccgcccccgccgcccccgccccgcccggcgcCGCCAACGGCTGTGCGGAGCGCCCCTGGGCGCCGCGGGGCCGCGACCCCCCGAGCGGCCGCCCCGCCGAGCCCGGAGAGCCGCTGCCCAAGCGGCCGCGGCCCGACGCCGAGCCGCCGGCGCCCGCCTTCCGCCGGGCCTTCGAGCTGCCCAAGTACCACGTGGTGCGCGGCCTGCAGTCGCTGCTGCCCGCCGAGTGCGTgtgcccgccgcccgccgcgctGCCGCCCAAGCCCCGCGCCGCGCCCGCGCCGCTCTTCGCCTGCGGGCCCGCCGCCGACg gAAAAAGGCCTGTGTCGTACCAACACTTGTCCAGCAGCATGCTACAAAAGAGAAACTATGAGAATTTTATTGGAAATGCACATTATCGACCAAATGACAAAAAAACTTGA